GGCGAGGATCACCCGCTCCTGCGGGAATTCGAAGGGCTCATCCGCAGAGAGCCCCGCCTGGTTCAGGGACTGGGGCTCCTCCGCGCTCATGAGTCGGTGCCCCAGGAGTCGTGGTCGCGGATGTCGGAGACCTGATCGCAGAGGTGCGGCAGCAGCTTGACGAGGACCTCCATGCCTTCGCGCACGGCTTTCGGCGAGCCCGGAAGGTTCACGATGACGGTCTTGCCGGTCACCCCGGCCACGCCCCGACTCAGCGCGGCCAGCGGATTCTTGGACAGGCCATGGGCGCGCACGGCCTCCATGATGCCGGGGATCTCCTTGTCCAGCAGCGGTTTGGTGAACTCCGGGGTGAGGTCATCCGGGGTGAGGCCGGTGCCGCCGGAGGTGATGATGACGGCCGGTTCGATCTGCACCAGCAGCTCGGAGATGGCCGCGAGCACGCCTTCGCCGTCGGGGATGATCACCGGAGGCCGCGAGAAGAATCCGATCGTCTGTGCGAGTTCCGCGATGACCGGCGCCGAACGATCCTCGGTCACGCCGGTGGCCGCCCGGGTGGAGACGATGACCGGAGCGATCATGCGCGAGGTCTCGGCGTCGGAGTAGTCGGTCTTTCCCAGTTCCGGGGTGTCAGTCATCCAGTCTCCGTCTCAGTCCTGGTCCATTCGCCGCTTCTGCCCCCTGCTTTGAACAGAACCTTCTGGTCCGTGATCACGGCGGCCTTGTCCACGGCCTTGATCATGTCGTACAGAGTCAACGCCGCGACTGCCGCCGCGGTCAATGCTTCAATCTCCACCCCGGTGCGTGAGGTCGTCTTCACCTCGGTGGTGATGAGCACCGATCCCGGTGCGGGAGCATCGACCTCAAGGTCAACGGTCACCTTCGCCACCGGCAGCGGATGGCACAGCGGCACCAGCTCGGGCGTCTTCTTCGCCGCCATGATGCCCGCGATCCGGGCCGTGGCGAGCGCGTCGCCCTTGGGCAGACCGTCCCCTGCAAGCAGGGCGGTGACATTGCTGGTGGTGATGAGCACCGCCTGGGCTCGCGCCACGCGGGAGGTGACCTCCTTGCCGGAGACATCCACCATGTGGGCGCTGCCGTCGCCCCGAACATGGGTCAGCCTCTGCGCGTTCTCGTGATGGTCGCCGGTGGGCTGGGCTGACTCGGCCGGCTCACGACCGTGCTGGGCGATCATCGGGTGCCCACTCCCCGGCCGGTGATCAGCACGGCCTGCCGCTCCGAGCCGGAGGGGACCTCGACGTCGTCCTCGGGCAGCTCCAGCAGGGCGTCCGCGCGGGCCAGGTGTCCCAGCAGGTGCGAGCCGGGGCCGCCTTCGAGCGCCACGGTGGGCACCCCGCCTGCCTCGGCGGCGGCATCGTCGAGGATGCGCACGCGGCGGAACTGCCGCACGCCCTGTGGGGAGCTGATGTCCTCCACAGTGCGCACGGTGATGCGGCGCGGTGGGGCACAGTTGGGATCCACCGCCGCCAGCGCGGGCCGGACCAGGGTCTCCATGCTCACGGCGGAGGACACCGGGTTCCCGGGCAGCGCGATCACGGCGATCGGTGCGTGGGGGTCCTCCTGCTGGGAGCGCCAGTGCAGCAGTCCTCGGCCTTCGAGGTCACCTTCGAGGAGGCCCCATCCTTGAGGTCCGCCGGGCTGCTGGGCCACGGTGCCGAAGGAGATGCCGCGGTTGCCCAGGCCCTGGCGCACCACCTCGTAGGCACCCTTGCTGATGCCCCCGGCCGTGATGATCAGGTGCGGGTGGTGCACGGCCACGAGAGCATCGAGTGCGTCGAGGAACCAGGCCGGGTCATCGGTGCCCACCCGGGAGGTCACGACCTGGTGGCCGAAGGTCTCCAGTACAGCGCCGAGCAGCGGGGTGTCCGAGTCGTAGAGCTGCCCGGGACGCAGTTCGGAGCCGGGCCGGCGGATCTCGTCTCCGGTGGAGAGCACCAGGGTGCGGATGGGTTCGAGAACCTCGAGCTCGGCGTAGCCGCAGGCCACGAGCACCGCCAGCTGGGCGGGGCTGATGACATCACCGGGCTCGGCCAGCAGCTCGCCGGCGGCGATGTCCGAGCCGATGGCGCGGATGTAGCGTCCGCGGGCGACGTCGGCCTCGCTCAGCCCGGCGAAGTGGACTTCTTTGGCGCCGAAGCCCTCGGTGAACTCCACCGGGATGACCAGGTCCGCGCCGGCGGGAATGGGCGCGCCGGTCATCACCTCGTAGGCGGCACCGAGCGGCAGCAGCGCAGGCTCATTGCCCGCGGCGGTGGTGCCGGCCACGGGGAGCCTCGCCTCGCCGTCGCGCACGGTGAGATCAGCGGCGCGCATGGCGAAGCCGTCCATCTGGGAGTTGTCGAACCCGGGAAGCGGGACCTCGGAGACCAGCCGTTCGGCGATGATTCGGCCGGCCACGCCGCCGGCGGAGATCTCCACGGTCTCGGTGGCACGGGCACCCAGCGCGGCACCCAGGACGTCTTTCAGGCGGCTGATGTGCTCTTCAACGGGCACTCGAGTAGTGGTCTCTGACATGGGGCCCAGTCTACGCGGGGCCTCTGACATCTCCCGAGGCGGCCAGCGGGGGTCCAGCCGGCGGGGATACGATGGCCGCATGCAGCAGGCTCAGCATGACCTCACCCCTGCTCCGGGCCATACGGCGCCGGTGCAGCTGGGAATGCCGGCGCTGCGAAGCCGGTCCGGCTCCAGCGATCGTCCGCCCACCGGGGCGACCGGCCCCGACACCACCGGGCCCGATCCCTCACGCGGGCTCATGGACTCCTTCGGCCGCCGCGCCACCGACCTGCGGATCTCGCTGATCGACAAGTGCAATCTGCGCTGCACCTACTGCATGCCCGCTGAGGGACTCCCCTGGCTCAGCAAGGACCAGCTGCTCTCGGCCGCTGAGATCCGCCGCCTCGTCCACATCGGTGTGAACACGCTCGGCGTGCGCGAACTGCGCCTGACCGGCGGGGAGCCGCTGGTGCGCGCCGACCTGGTGGACATCATCGCCGGGCTGCGCGCCGATCACCCCGATCTGCCCATCGCCATGACCACCAACGCCATCGGCCTGGAACGCAAGGCCGCGGCCCTCGCCGAGGCCGGGCTGACCCGGGTGAACATCTCCCTGGACTCGGTGCATCGCGAGACCTTCGCCCAGCTGACCCGACGCGACTCCCTGGACAAGGTGCTGATCGGCGTGGAGGCCGCGGCAGCCGCCGGACTCACTCCGCTGAAGATCAACGCGGTGCTGATGCGCGGGGTCAATGACACCCACGCCGCTGATCTGCTGGAATGGTCCGTCGCGCGCGGCTTCGAGCTGCGCTTCATCGAACAGATGCCACTGGACGGGGACCAGCAGTGGAAGGCCGAGGGCACCATCTCCGCCGCCGAGACCCGCGGCCTGCTCTCCGAGCGGTTCCGACTCGCCCCCACCCAGGAGAACCGCGACGGCGCCCCAGCCGAGCGCTTCGACGTCTTCCCGCTGGACACCGCGCCCGGGGCCTCCCCTGAGTCGGCGCCCGAACCGCTGGGCCGCGTGGGGATCATCGCCTCGGTGACCGAGCCGTTCTGCGGCGACTGCCGCCGCACCCGGCTCACCGCGGAGGGGCGCGTGATGAGCTGCCTGTTCTCCAACGAGGAGTTCGACCTGATGCACCTGCTGCGTGCCCCCGAGAGCACGGACGCGGACATCGCCCAGGCCTGGGCCGAGGCCATGTGGGTCAAGCCCGCCGCGCACGGCACCGACCGCCCCGGATTTGATCTGGCAAGCTTCCACCGCCCTGACCGTTCCATGTCAGCGATCGGAGGCTGAGCGCCGTGACCATGCAGGACCCCTCGCCCGCGCAGAACGCAGACGCCGCCTCCCGTGGCGCCACAACCGGCTCAACCGGCGCGGAAAGCACCGGAGACCAGCAGATCACCGTCCGGTTCTTCGCCGCCGCCGCAGAGGCCGCCGGCGCCGAGCAGCTCCAGATTCCACTGCCCAGGCCGTTGCCCGCTGCAGGAATTGCCCTCGCTGAGCTCATCGCAGACCTGCCGCAGCTGGTCCGGCAGCAGACTGCTGAGCACACGGCGGACGACGACGGCGCGCCCACCTCGGGCACATCCCCCTCCGCCGCCCCCAGCCTGGACCGGGTATGTGCGCGCAGCTCGTTCCTGGTCAACGGAGTGCGCGCCCGGTCAGAGAGCACCCAGGTCCAGCCGGGTGACCAGCTGGACGTGCTGCCGCCCTTCGCCGGAGGCTGAGCAGGATCCTCGAGGGGATCAGCTCCTGACATTCAGTGGGACCGCGGAGTAGATTCCGGGGATGACCTGGAGAGATCGTTGAACCGGAGCGCGTGATGACTCGTACCCCGCTGGAGACCGCACTGGCGCAGTTCGCTGCCTACCGGGTCGGAGACCTGCGCGCAGCCCGAATGCTGCTCGACGATGACATGACCTTCACCTCCCCGCAGGATGACCACCTGGACAAGGCCACCTTCTTGGAGACCTGCTTTCCCACCGCGCGACGGTTCCTGCGCCAAGAGATCACCACCGCCGTGGAGATCTCCCCCGGCACGGTGCTGCTGCGCTACATGGCCCAGCTGCCGGGACAGCAGCCGTTCAGCAACGTGGAGATCATCAGCGTGGCCGAAGGGCTCATCACCGAGATCCAGGTCTATTTCGGCGGGGTCGAGACCTCGCCGCCGACCTCGACTACCGGTTGAGCTCGACCTCGGTCAGCGGGAGCACTTCGCGGTCTCCCAGCGGCTGATCCAGCTCCACGACCACCGAGACGGACCGAGCTTCCTGGGTGCAGGCTGAATCGGTGGCGTCGAGCAGGGTCCCGGAGATCGTCGCCACGCGGACCTCGCGATCATTCTCAGCAACCACCGAGCGCACGCCGTAGCAGGCAGGATTGCCGGTGTAGAACGCCAGCTGCAGCTCGGTCTCGGAGAGAACCGCGTAGTCCTGCCAGGAGGAGAGGTGTTCAGCCACCATCTCCTCGGTCTCTTGGATCGGGTCCGGCATCCCATCCGGAGAGACGCTGGCGCCGTCGCTGGGACTGGGCGCCGCGCCGTCGTCGTCGGGATGCACGGCAGCCGGCGGGCTTGTCGGCTCGTCACCATCGCCGGCGTCTATATCGCCGGGCTCCGCGCAGGAGGCCAGCGTGAGGGCCGCGGCGGCGAGAACCAGCAGCGTCCTGCGCCCGCCGCGCATCGTGATCTAGCTGGGGCCGACCACGGTGACCGCTCGCGGGGAGCTGGCCAGCCGGGCGGCGACCTTGCGCAGGTCTTCGGCGGTGATGGCGTCGATCTGGTTCAGCGTGTCGGAGATGTCCACGAACTCCCCGCGCACCAGCTCCGCGCGGCCCAGCCGGGACATGCGTGAGGAGGTCTCCTCCATGCCCAGCACGGTGCCTCCGCGCAGCTGGCCCTTCGCGCGGGTCAGCTCTTCGGCGGTGACGTGGTCGGTGGCGATCCGCTCGAGCTCGGCGGCCATGACCTCGGTGACCTTCTCCACCTTGTTCGGCAGGCATCCGGCGTAGAGGCCGAAGTAGCCGGCGTCGGTCATCGCGGAGGAGAAGGAGTAGGTGGAGTAGGCCAGGCCGCGGCGTTCGCGGACCTCCTGGAAGAGCCGGGAGGACATGCCGCCGCCCAGTACCGCGTGCATCACCGAGAGCGCGAATCGGTCCTCGTCAGCGGCGGGCATGCCGCGTCCGCCGAGGATCACCTGGGACTGCTCCACGGGCTTGATGATGGTCTCGGTGCCGGCGCGGACCGGGATCTCGGTCTCCTGGCCGACCCGGCGCTCAGCCGGTGAACCTGCCACGGTCATGTCCCAGGCGGACTTGTCGAGAGCCTCGGCGATCAGCGAGACCACGTGGTCATGGTCGAGTCCGCCCGCCGCGGTGATGACCAGCTCGTCGGGGCGATACCAGCGCTGGTAGTGGTCGAAGACGTCGTCGCGGCTGGCGGCGTTGATCTCCTCGGGCGTGCCGCCGATGGGTCGGCCCAGCGGGTGCCCGTCCATGACCTGGGAGCCGAAGCGCTCGTGGACCACGTCCTCGGGATCGTCCTCGGCCATGGCGAGCTCTTCGAGGATGACCCCGCGCTCGATCTCCATCTCGGCCGGATCGAGCAGGGCGGAGGTGACGATGTCGGTGAGCACGTCCACGGCCATGGGCAGATCGGTGTCGAGCACCCGCGCGTAGTAGCAGGTGTGCTCCTTGCCGGTGGCGGCGTTGGACTCCCCTCCCACGCTGTCGAAGGCCGAGGCGATCTCCAGCGCGGAGCGGGTCTTGGTGCCCTTGAAGAGCAGGTGCTCCAGGAAGTGGGTGGAGCCGTGCTGGTGGGCGGCCTCGTCGCGGGAGCCCACGCCGATCCAGAATCCGAGGGTGACCGAGCGCTGGCCCGGCATCTCCTCGGTGAGCACGCGCACTCCAGAGGGAAGCACGGAGCGGCGGACGGTGGAGCCGGC
The nucleotide sequence above comes from Nesterenkonia halotolerans. Encoded proteins:
- a CDS encoding MogA/MoaB family molybdenum cofactor biosynthesis protein gives rise to the protein MTDTPELGKTDYSDAETSRMIAPVIVSTRAATGVTEDRSAPVIAELAQTIGFFSRPPVIIPDGEGVLAAISELLVQIEPAVIITSGGTGLTPDDLTPEFTKPLLDKEIPGIMEAVRAHGLSKNPLAALSRGVAGVTGKTVIVNLPGSPKAVREGMEVLVKLLPHLCDQVSDIRDHDSWGTDS
- the moaC gene encoding cyclic pyranopterin monophosphate synthase MoaC — translated: MIAQHGREPAESAQPTGDHHENAQRLTHVRGDGSAHMVDVSGKEVTSRVARAQAVLITTSNVTALLAGDGLPKGDALATARIAGIMAAKKTPELVPLCHPLPVAKVTVDLEVDAPAPGSVLITTEVKTTSRTGVEIEALTAAAVAALTLYDMIKAVDKAAVITDQKVLFKAGGRSGEWTRTETETG
- a CDS encoding molybdopterin molybdotransferase MoeA, which produces MSETTTRVPVEEHISRLKDVLGAALGARATETVEISAGGVAGRIIAERLVSEVPLPGFDNSQMDGFAMRAADLTVRDGEARLPVAGTTAAGNEPALLPLGAAYEVMTGAPIPAGADLVIPVEFTEGFGAKEVHFAGLSEADVARGRYIRAIGSDIAAGELLAEPGDVISPAQLAVLVACGYAELEVLEPIRTLVLSTGDEIRRPGSELRPGQLYDSDTPLLGAVLETFGHQVVTSRVGTDDPAWFLDALDALVAVHHPHLIITAGGISKGAYEVVRQGLGNRGISFGTVAQQPGGPQGWGLLEGDLEGRGLLHWRSQQEDPHAPIAVIALPGNPVSSAVSMETLVRPALAAVDPNCAPPRRITVRTVEDISSPQGVRQFRRVRILDDAAAEAGGVPTVALEGGPGSHLLGHLARADALLELPEDDVEVPSGSERQAVLITGRGVGTR
- the moaA gene encoding GTP 3',8-cyclase MoaA — its product is MPALRSRSGSSDRPPTGATGPDTTGPDPSRGLMDSFGRRATDLRISLIDKCNLRCTYCMPAEGLPWLSKDQLLSAAEIRRLVHIGVNTLGVRELRLTGGEPLVRADLVDIIAGLRADHPDLPIAMTTNAIGLERKAAALAEAGLTRVNISLDSVHRETFAQLTRRDSLDKVLIGVEAAAAAGLTPLKINAVLMRGVNDTHAADLLEWSVARGFELRFIEQMPLDGDQQWKAEGTISAAETRGLLSERFRLAPTQENRDGAPAERFDVFPLDTAPGASPESAPEPLGRVGIIASVTEPFCGDCRRTRLTAEGRVMSCLFSNEEFDLMHLLRAPESTDADIAQAWAEAMWVKPAAHGTDRPGFDLASFHRPDRSMSAIGG
- a CDS encoding MoaD/ThiS family protein, coding for MQDPSPAQNADAASRGATTGSTGAESTGDQQITVRFFAAAAEAAGAEQLQIPLPRPLPAAGIALAELIADLPQLVRQQTAEHTADDDGAPTSGTSPSAAPSLDRVCARSSFLVNGVRARSESTQVQPGDQLDVLPPFAGG
- a CDS encoding nuclear transport factor 2 family protein, with translation MTRTPLETALAQFAAYRVGDLRAARMLLDDDMTFTSPQDDHLDKATFLETCFPTARRFLRQEITTAVEISPGTVLLRYMAQLPGQQPFSNVEIISVAEGLITEIQVYFGGVETSPPTSTTG
- a CDS encoding M16 family metallopeptidase translates to MRVTIDPHTEGVLNHDAGSTVRRSVLPSGVRVLTEEMPGQRSVTLGFWIGVGSRDEAAHQHGSTHFLEHLLFKGTKTRSALEIASAFDSVGGESNAATGKEHTCYYARVLDTDLPMAVDVLTDIVTSALLDPAEMEIERGVILEELAMAEDDPEDVVHERFGSQVMDGHPLGRPIGGTPEEINAASRDDVFDHYQRWYRPDELVITAAGGLDHDHVVSLIAEALDKSAWDMTVAGSPAERRVGQETEIPVRAGTETIIKPVEQSQVILGGRGMPAADEDRFALSVMHAVLGGGMSSRLFQEVRERRGLAYSTYSFSSAMTDAGYFGLYAGCLPNKVEKVTEVMAAELERIATDHVTAEELTRAKGQLRGGTVLGMEETSSRMSRLGRAELVRGEFVDISDTLNQIDAITAEDLRKVAARLASSPRAVTVVGPS